The Flavobacterium praedii genome window below encodes:
- a CDS encoding metal-dependent transcriptional regulator, which translates to MTFSEENYLKSIYHLTTSANSEVSTNAIAEMMETKASSVTDMLKKLAEKDLVHYKKYQGVSLTVKGKLAAKMIVRKHRLWEVFLVDKLDFSWDEVHDIAEQLEHIKSEKLINKLDDFLGNPTEDPHGDPIPDAHGRIVAIEKQLLSELHINQTGICVGVKDNSSDFLKYLDKQQIGLGTKIEILAKETFDLSLKIKINEAEMTISNKIASNLYVKVL; encoded by the coding sequence ATGACTTTCTCAGAAGAAAACTATTTAAAATCCATATACCATCTTACCACTAGCGCCAATAGTGAGGTGAGTACCAATGCCATTGCGGAAATGATGGAAACCAAAGCTTCCTCAGTAACCGATATGTTGAAGAAATTGGCCGAAAAAGATTTAGTTCATTACAAAAAATACCAAGGCGTATCTCTCACAGTTAAGGGAAAACTTGCCGCCAAAATGATTGTTAGAAAACACCGATTATGGGAAGTATTCTTGGTAGATAAACTGGATTTCTCGTGGGATGAAGTACATGACATAGCAGAACAATTGGAACATATTAAATCTGAAAAGCTGATCAATAAACTGGATGATTTTTTAGGAAATCCAACCGAAGATCCACACGGCGATCCCATTCCAGATGCACATGGACGCATTGTAGCGATCGAAAAACAATTGTTATCGGAACTGCATATTAATCAAACTGGAATTTGTGTAGGAGTCAAAGACAATTCTTCCGATTTCTTGAAATACCTGGACAAACAACAAATTGGTTTGGGAACAAAAATTGAAATTCTAGCAAAGGAAACTTTTGATTTGTCTTTGAAAATAAAAATAAATGAAGCAGAAATGACCATTTCGAATAAAATTGCGAGTAATTTGTATGTAAAAGTACTTTAA
- the recA gene encoding recombinase RecA — MKEKSGSEKEAKLKALQLTLDKLDKTYGKGTVMKMGDKAIEEVETISSGSLGIDLALGVGGYPKGRIIEIYGPESSGKTTLTLHAIAEAQKAGGIAAFIDAEHAFDRNYAEKLGVDIENLIISQPDNGEQALEIAENLIRSGAIDIVVIDSVAALTPKSEIEGEMGDSKMGLHARLMSQALRKLTGTISKTNCTVFFINQLREKIGVMFGNPETTTGGNALKFYASVRLDIRRSTQIKDGENVLGNRTKVKVVKNKVAPPFKVAEFDIMYGEGISKTGEILDLAVEFEIIKKAGSWFSYGETKLGQGRDAVKSLIKDNPELADELEVKIKNHIKELANA; from the coding sequence ATGAAAGAAAAAAGCGGTTCAGAAAAAGAAGCTAAGTTAAAAGCATTACAACTTACACTTGACAAGTTAGATAAAACCTACGGAAAAGGAACTGTAATGAAAATGGGAGATAAAGCCATTGAAGAAGTAGAAACTATCTCTTCAGGGTCTTTAGGAATCGATTTGGCTTTGGGAGTTGGTGGTTATCCAAAAGGAAGAATTATAGAAATCTATGGACCAGAATCATCTGGTAAAACAACATTAACACTTCACGCAATTGCTGAAGCTCAAAAAGCAGGCGGAATAGCTGCTTTTATCGATGCGGAACATGCATTTGATAGAAATTATGCTGAAAAATTAGGCGTTGATATCGAAAACCTAATCATTTCACAACCGGATAATGGGGAACAAGCACTTGAAATTGCCGAAAACTTAATTCGCTCAGGAGCTATTGATATTGTGGTAATTGACTCGGTTGCTGCATTGACTCCAAAAAGTGAAATTGAAGGTGAAATGGGAGATTCCAAAATGGGATTACATGCTCGTTTGATGTCACAAGCCTTAAGAAAATTGACTGGAACAATTAGCAAAACAAACTGTACGGTTTTCTTCATTAACCAATTAAGAGAGAAAATTGGAGTAATGTTTGGAAATCCAGAAACAACTACTGGTGGTAATGCCTTGAAGTTTTATGCTTCAGTACGTTTAGATATTCGCCGTTCTACTCAAATTAAAGATGGTGAGAATGTATTGGGTAACCGAACTAAAGTAAAAGTGGTTAAAAACAAAGTAGCTCCACCGTTTAAAGTGGCCGAATTTGACATCATGTATGGTGAAGGAATTTCTAAAACAGGAGAAATACTAGATCTTGCAGTAGAATTTGAAATTATCAAAAAAGCGGGTTCTTGGTTCAGTTACGGTGAAACCAAACTGGGACAAGGTCGTGATGCTGTAAAATCATTGATCAAAGACAATCCAGAATTAGCAGATGAACTGGAAGTGAAAATTAAAAATCACATTAAAGAATTGGCTAACGCATAA
- a CDS encoding lysophospholipid acyltransferase family protein, which translates to MKSIKKIFWAVWRIWFYVVMLIPILIMLPFLVASILTESGYPYFFKMSRIWAKCVLFGMGFYYKVEKIQKLDRNKSYMFVANHTSMSDIMLMLAVVDNPFVFVGKMSLAKIPLFGFFYKRTSILVDRSCSKSRMEVFNEAQKRIDRGLSICIFPEGGVPHDESILLDTFKDGAFRLAVEHHLPIVPLVFPDNKKRLSYTFYSGSPGIMRVKILPTVATVSETGEPLERKEVREKVRNIIYNELVEFEKLDNRDK; encoded by the coding sequence ATGAAAAGTATAAAAAAGATATTTTGGGCCGTTTGGCGGATTTGGTTTTATGTAGTCATGCTCATACCAATCCTAATTATGTTGCCTTTTTTGGTGGCTTCTATATTAACGGAAAGCGGCTATCCTTATTTTTTTAAAATGTCTCGTATTTGGGCAAAATGTGTTTTGTTTGGAATGGGTTTTTATTATAAAGTAGAGAAGATTCAAAAATTGGATCGTAACAAAAGTTATATGTTTGTGGCCAATCATACTTCTATGTCAGACATTATGTTGATGCTTGCAGTAGTTGATAATCCTTTTGTTTTTGTTGGAAAAATGTCGCTTGCTAAAATTCCGTTATTTGGTTTTTTCTACAAGAGAACTAGCATATTGGTTGATAGAAGTTGTTCTAAGAGTAGAATGGAAGTATTCAATGAAGCTCAAAAAAGAATCGACCGTGGATTGAGTATTTGTATTTTTCCCGAAGGAGGAGTGCCTCATGATGAGTCTATTTTGTTAGACACCTTCAAAGATGGAGCGTTTCGTTTGGCGGTAGAACATCATTTGCCAATAGTTCCGCTTGTTTTTCCAGACAATAAAAAAAGGTTGTCGTATACGTTTTATAGTGGTAGCCCAGGGATTATGCGGGTTAAAATTTTACCCACTGTAGCTACCGTTTCTGAAACTGGTGAACCATTGGAAAGGAAAGAAGTGCGAGAAAAAGTTCGAAATATAATCTACAATGAGTTAGTAGAATTTGAAAAACTAGATAATCGAGATAAATAA
- the trpS gene encoding tryptophan--tRNA ligase gives MAKILTGVQSTGTPHLGNLLGAIIPAIALSNKPENESFLFIADLHSITQIKNGETLRANTYSTAAAWLACGLDIEKVVFYRQSDVAQTAELSWYLSCFFPFQRLTLAHSFKDKADRLEDVNAGLFSYPMLMAADILLYDAEYVPVGKDQLQHLEITRDVASRFNHQMGETFVIPEAKIQEDSMLIPGTNGGKMSKSANNFINIFLDDKALRKQIMSIETDSTPLEAPKNPDTCNCFALYKLLADESQIEAMRANYLGGNYGYGHAKQALFELIVEKFKTEREKYNYYINNLPEVDALLKKGAAKASTVATGVLNRVREKLGFEV, from the coding sequence ATGGCAAAAATACTTACTGGCGTTCAAAGTACTGGAACACCGCATTTGGGAAACCTATTGGGCGCAATTATACCTGCAATCGCACTGTCGAATAAACCAGAAAACGAATCTTTCCTTTTTATAGCCGATTTACATTCAATTACACAAATAAAAAATGGTGAAACACTAAGAGCCAATACCTATAGTACTGCTGCTGCTTGGTTGGCCTGCGGTTTGGATATCGAAAAAGTAGTTTTCTACCGCCAATCAGATGTGGCACAAACTGCTGAGTTGTCTTGGTATTTGAGTTGTTTTTTCCCTTTTCAACGTTTGACGTTGGCACACTCGTTCAAAGACAAAGCGGATCGGTTGGAAGATGTTAATGCCGGTTTGTTTTCGTATCCAATGTTAATGGCAGCCGATATTTTGTTATACGATGCCGAATATGTTCCAGTTGGAAAAGATCAGTTGCAGCATTTGGAAATCACTCGCGATGTAGCTTCCCGTTTCAACCACCAAATGGGAGAAACTTTTGTGATTCCAGAAGCCAAAATCCAAGAAGACAGTATGCTGATTCCTGGAACTAATGGCGGAAAAATGAGTAAATCTGCTAATAATTTCATCAATATATTTTTGGATGATAAAGCTTTGCGCAAACAAATCATGAGCATTGAAACGGACAGCACACCCCTCGAAGCTCCTAAAAATCCGGATACTTGTAATTGTTTTGCTTTGTATAAATTATTGGCAGACGAAAGTCAAATCGAAGCGATGAGAGCCAATTATTTAGGCGGTAATTACGGATACGGTCACGCAAAACAAGCGTTGTTTGAATTGATCGTTGAAAAATTTAAAACCGAAAGAGAAAAATACAACTATTATATCAACAATCTTCCTGAAGTAGATGCTTTATTGAAAAAAGGAGCTGCAAAAGCAAGTACTGTTGCCACGGGTGTTTTGAATAGAGTTAGAGAGAAATTGGGATTTGAGGTATAA
- a CDS encoding Lrp/AsnC family transcriptional regulator — protein sequence MVNTKNNENTDYLDQEIIKKLSENGRIPFSELAKELKVSNSLVHLRVKKLQESGVIAGFSVKLNAKANGFETITYTGIATKEARFAYSIAEQLKLIPEIVECHWVSGKYALFIKIVAANNEELRKIIYEQIHIIEGVGGTDSFISFGSAFEKNLPIQ from the coding sequence ATGGTAAACACCAAAAACAACGAAAATACGGATTATTTAGACCAAGAAATCATCAAAAAGTTGAGTGAGAACGGTAGAATTCCGTTTTCTGAATTGGCCAAAGAATTAAAAGTATCCAATTCGTTGGTGCATTTACGGGTAAAAAAATTGCAGGAATCGGGCGTGATAGCTGGATTCTCAGTAAAATTGAATGCCAAAGCCAACGGTTTTGAAACCATTACCTATACTGGAATTGCTACCAAAGAAGCGCGTTTTGCCTATTCAATAGCCGAGCAATTAAAACTGATTCCGGAGATTGTGGAATGCCATTGGGTTTCGGGTAAATATGCTTTGTTTATAAAAATTGTAGCGGCAAATAACGAAGAGCTACGCAAAATAATCTACGAACAAATTCATATTATTGAAGGAGTGGGAGGAACGGATTCTTTTATTTCTTTTGGGTCAGCTTTTGAGAAAAACTTGCCGATACAGTAA
- a CDS encoding DUF1338 domain-containing protein: protein MDKNQLLSKLWEQYAEITPSAKKIHALLEEKGETIQNDHIAIRTFNDPRVDISVLEKPFLEVGYEARGEYVFESKKLYAKHYEHTSDTNAPRIFISELELEKCSPELQKTVKTILDDCDQKDFTNPELVLNGVIWKSNSQAIYKTLLEESEYAAWMYVYGFRANHFTINVNALKHFEKLEELNTFLEEKGWKLNASGGKIKGTPEQLLEQSSTLADLCTINFEEGSFEIPSCYYEFALRYALPDGNLYQGFVASSADKIFESTDVKLQN, encoded by the coding sequence ATGGACAAAAATCAACTACTTTCGAAACTATGGGAGCAATATGCTGAAATAACCCCATCTGCAAAAAAAATACATGCTTTACTGGAAGAAAAAGGCGAAACGATTCAAAATGATCATATTGCAATCCGTACTTTTAATGACCCACGCGTTGATATTTCGGTTTTAGAAAAACCGTTTTTGGAAGTTGGTTACGAAGCGCGTGGAGAATATGTTTTCGAATCCAAAAAACTATATGCCAAACATTACGAACATACTTCAGATACCAATGCACCAAGAATTTTTATCTCCGAATTGGAGTTGGAAAAATGTTCTCCAGAACTACAGAAAACCGTAAAAACAATTTTGGACGATTGCGACCAAAAAGATTTTACTAATCCCGAACTAGTATTGAATGGTGTGATTTGGAAATCGAATTCACAAGCGATTTACAAAACGTTATTAGAAGAATCTGAATATGCGGCTTGGATGTACGTGTATGGATTCCGTGCCAATCACTTTACCATCAATGTCAACGCCTTAAAGCATTTTGAAAAACTGGAAGAATTAAACACTTTCTTGGAAGAAAAAGGGTGGAAATTAAATGCTTCTGGTGGGAAAATCAAAGGAACTCCTGAGCAATTATTAGAACAATCCAGCACTTTGGCTGATTTATGTACCATAAACTTCGAAGAAGGTTCATTTGAAATTCCATCTTGCTATTATGAATTTGCTTTGCGCTATGCATTGCCTGACGGGAATTTATACCAAGGTTTTGTCGCTTCCTCTGCCGATAAAATTTTTGAAAGTACCGATGTAAAATTGCAAAATTAA
- the serA gene encoding phosphoglycerate dehydrogenase — protein sequence MTENQETFIFDFDSTFMKVEALDVLCEVIYKDSAAGVQILSEIQRLTDLGMEGKLSLKESLTQRIQLLQANRDHIGAVIEELKKKVTASVIRNRTFFKQHSDHIYIISNGFKEIIIPIVQEYGIKPEHVLANTFKFDHDGNIIGFDEKDELCENQGKVKKIKSLNLKGEAIMIGDGYTDYETLEGGAVSQFFAFTENVSRKIVIEKASQIAPSLDEILYELSYKASVSYPKNRINVLLLENIHEDAVKIFEHEGYNVETLKGALNEEELIEKIKGVSILGIRSKTNVTAKVLEHAKKLHAIGTFCIGTNQVDLNACSMKGISVFNAPYSNTRSVVELALGQIIMLVRNTFEKSKLMHAGVWDKSATNSVEIRGKKLGLVGYGSIGSQLSIIAEALGMKVYFYDAVDRLALGNAKKCSSLKELLALSDVVSLHVDGRASNKNLINAEAFEYMKPGVIFLNLSRGHVVDIEALSANLKSCKIHGAAVDVFPYEPKDNTEPFVSELQGMPNVILTPHIGGSTEEAQEDIGHYVANKIINYINTGTTYGSVNLPEIQLPELQSAHRIMHIHENVKGILAQINNILLEYDNNILGQYLKTNETLGYVITDIDNFHNKELEKKLKKIPNTIRYRILY from the coding sequence ATGACAGAAAATCAGGAAACATTTATATTCGATTTTGACAGTACTTTTATGAAAGTCGAAGCGCTAGATGTATTATGTGAAGTAATTTATAAAGATAGTGCAGCAGGAGTTCAAATATTAAGTGAAATTCAACGATTAACCGACCTTGGGATGGAAGGTAAATTGTCCTTGAAAGAATCTTTGACTCAAAGAATCCAATTATTGCAGGCTAATAGAGATCACATAGGTGCAGTAATTGAAGAATTGAAAAAGAAAGTAACCGCATCGGTGATTCGAAATAGAACTTTTTTCAAACAACACTCCGATCATATTTATATCATTTCAAACGGTTTTAAGGAAATTATTATCCCAATTGTTCAAGAATATGGAATCAAACCAGAACATGTTTTGGCCAATACTTTCAAATTTGATCACGATGGAAATATTATTGGATTTGATGAAAAGGATGAATTGTGCGAAAACCAAGGAAAAGTAAAGAAGATAAAATCCTTAAACCTTAAGGGAGAAGCCATAATGATTGGTGATGGCTATACCGATTATGAAACTTTGGAAGGTGGCGCCGTTTCTCAATTTTTTGCTTTTACCGAAAATGTAAGTAGAAAAATTGTAATAGAAAAAGCCAGCCAAATAGCTCCGTCATTGGATGAAATTCTTTATGAACTTTCGTATAAAGCTTCAGTTTCCTATCCAAAAAACAGAATTAATGTTTTGTTATTGGAAAACATACACGAAGATGCAGTTAAAATTTTCGAACACGAAGGATACAATGTAGAAACACTTAAAGGCGCTTTGAATGAAGAAGAATTAATTGAAAAAATAAAAGGAGTTTCTATTCTTGGAATTCGTTCCAAAACCAATGTAACGGCCAAAGTTTTAGAACATGCTAAAAAATTACATGCTATTGGAACTTTTTGTATTGGTACCAATCAAGTAGATCTTAATGCTTGTAGCATGAAAGGGATTTCTGTTTTTAATGCACCTTATAGCAATACGCGCTCTGTTGTAGAATTAGCTTTGGGACAAATTATTATGTTAGTTCGTAATACTTTTGAAAAAAGCAAATTGATGCACGCTGGTGTTTGGGACAAATCGGCCACCAATAGTGTCGAAATTCGAGGCAAAAAGTTAGGATTAGTTGGGTACGGAAGTATTGGATCCCAACTTTCAATTATTGCAGAAGCGTTAGGAATGAAAGTCTATTTTTATGACGCTGTAGACAGATTGGCGCTTGGAAATGCTAAAAAATGTTCTTCTTTGAAAGAATTATTAGCACTTTCGGATGTGGTTTCTCTACACGTAGACGGACGTGCCAGCAATAAGAATCTAATTAATGCAGAAGCATTTGAATACATGAAACCTGGTGTTATCTTTTTGAACCTTTCTCGAGGTCATGTTGTAGATATTGAAGCTCTTAGTGCGAACCTAAAAAGTTGCAAAATTCATGGTGCAGCTGTAGATGTATTCCCTTATGAACCTAAAGACAATACGGAACCTTTTGTGTCTGAATTACAAGGAATGCCAAACGTAATTTTAACACCCCACATTGGAGGAAGCACGGAAGAAGCGCAAGAAGATATTGGACATTATGTGGCCAACAAAATTATTAATTACATCAATACTGGTACAACTTACGGAAGTGTCAATCTTCCCGAAATACAGCTTCCTGAACTTCAAAGTGCCCACAGAATCATGCACATTCATGAAAATGTGAAAGGTATATTGGCTCAAATCAACAATATTCTTTTAGAGTATGACAACAATATTTTGGGTCAATATCTTAAAACCAATGAAACTTTGGGTTATGTAATTACCGACATTGATAATTTCCATAACAAAGAATTGGAGAAAAAATTAAAAAAGATTCCTAATACGATTCGATATAGAATTCTTTATTAA
- a CDS encoding FAD-binding and (Fe-S)-binding domain-containing protein: MNLENLEKQLEGKLLYDHTMRTLYATDASAYKEMPLAVAIPKTKEDIQKIIAFARENKSSVIPRAAGTSLAGQVVGNGIVVDISQEFTKILSVDSVEKSCWVEPGVIRDELNLHLKSYKLFFGPETSTSNRCMIGGMVGNNACGARSVIYGSTREHLLEIKGFLADGNEVTFGALTNAEFEDKCNGINVVSPLEQAIYVQTKEILGSQANRALFDENYPKKSIPRRNTGYALDLLADSQPFGDPTEKFNFCKLIAGSEGTLFFSTAIKLNLVDALKPFAGLVCVHHNSINESLKANLEALKFKPDSVELIDHYILECTKENIEQSKNRFFVEGDPQAILVVEFLRDSKEEIIQAAQEMEELMRSKNLGYHFPIVWGEDTNKVWNLRKAGLGLLSNIPGDAKAVAVIEDTAVDVNDLPDFIEDFNAILKERNLSCVHYAHAATGELHLRPIIDLKTKEGAALFRTIATDIAHLVKKYKGSLSGEHGDGRLRGEFIPLMLGEEIYQMFIQVKNTWDPWGIFNPGKVVNTPPMDTNLRYNPGQDTPMPVTYFDFSEHNGIVRAAEMCNGSGDCRKTEKSGGTMCPSYMATRDEKHTTRARANILRETINNSTKENRFDDEGLLEVLDLCLSCKGCKSECPSNVDMAKLKAETLQQYHDKNGVKFRSKLIGNTPKINQLFASVPWLYNFGSKGIIGNLMKRSTGFATERSLPLMHKITFQKWIKSYRQTGNFIQGKVYLYNDEFLNFYDVEIGQTAVKLFNRLGYEVVVPAIGFSGRTYLSKGMLKEARELAEKNVQAFAKEMPENSILIGIEPSAILSFRDEYPDLCRGEWKEKAKAFSSRAMLIEEFLAKELDEGRITSDSFTETQERVRMHGHCFQKALSSLVPLKKILMLPKNYTVLNIPSGCCGMAGSFGYEKEHYDISMKIGELVLFPTIRSEKEATLISASGTSCRHQISDGTSRKAFHPVEILFKALK; the protein is encoded by the coding sequence ATGAACCTTGAAAATCTTGAAAAGCAATTAGAAGGGAAGTTATTGTACGACCATACGATGCGTACACTTTACGCAACTGATGCAAGCGCTTATAAAGAAATGCCATTGGCAGTAGCTATTCCGAAAACAAAGGAAGATATTCAAAAAATTATCGCTTTTGCCAGAGAAAACAAAAGCAGTGTTATTCCACGTGCTGCAGGAACTTCTCTTGCGGGACAGGTGGTAGGAAATGGAATCGTGGTAGATATTTCACAAGAATTCACCAAAATACTTTCGGTTGATTCCGTAGAAAAATCATGTTGGGTAGAACCTGGAGTGATTCGAGATGAACTGAATTTACACTTAAAATCATACAAACTATTTTTTGGCCCCGAAACTTCTACCAGTAATCGCTGCATGATTGGCGGAATGGTCGGAAATAACGCTTGTGGTGCGAGATCCGTTATTTATGGTTCTACTCGGGAACATTTGCTTGAAATTAAAGGTTTTTTGGCTGATGGAAACGAAGTCACTTTTGGCGCTTTGACCAATGCCGAATTTGAAGACAAATGCAACGGAATAAATGTAGTGAGTCCATTAGAGCAAGCCATTTATGTTCAAACTAAAGAAATATTAGGCTCACAAGCAAACAGAGCATTATTCGACGAAAATTATCCTAAAAAGTCAATTCCAAGAAGAAATACGGGTTATGCCTTGGATTTATTGGCAGATAGCCAGCCTTTTGGCGATCCAACCGAAAAATTTAATTTTTGCAAATTAATCGCAGGTTCCGAGGGGACATTGTTCTTTTCGACAGCGATAAAACTGAATTTAGTTGATGCTTTAAAACCTTTCGCTGGTTTGGTCTGTGTACACCACAATAGCATCAACGAATCGCTAAAAGCCAACTTGGAAGCTTTGAAATTCAAGCCTGACAGTGTTGAGTTAATTGACCATTATATCCTTGAATGTACTAAAGAAAATATCGAGCAAAGCAAAAATAGATTCTTTGTGGAAGGCGATCCTCAGGCGATTTTGGTTGTTGAATTTTTAAGGGACTCAAAAGAAGAAATTATTCAGGCCGCCCAAGAAATGGAAGAACTGATGCGTTCCAAAAACCTTGGTTACCACTTCCCGATTGTTTGGGGAGAAGACACCAATAAAGTTTGGAATCTGAGAAAAGCAGGATTGGGATTATTGTCTAATATTCCTGGTGATGCCAAAGCCGTTGCCGTTATTGAGGATACTGCTGTTGATGTTAATGATTTACCTGATTTTATCGAAGATTTTAATGCCATTTTAAAAGAACGAAATCTAAGTTGTGTGCATTATGCGCATGCTGCCACAGGAGAATTACACCTTCGTCCAATTATTGACTTAAAAACCAAAGAAGGCGCAGCTTTATTCAGAACTATTGCGACTGATATCGCCCATTTGGTCAAAAAATACAAAGGTTCTCTAAGTGGGGAACACGGCGACGGAAGACTTCGAGGTGAATTTATTCCGCTAATGTTGGGAGAAGAAATCTACCAAATGTTCATACAAGTAAAAAATACTTGGGATCCTTGGGGTATTTTTAATCCTGGGAAAGTGGTAAATACGCCACCTATGGACACCAACCTGAGATACAATCCAGGACAGGATACTCCAATGCCAGTCACCTATTTTGATTTCTCCGAGCATAATGGAATCGTACGTGCAGCAGAAATGTGCAACGGATCCGGTGATTGTAGAAAAACTGAAAAAAGTGGTGGAACCATGTGTCCAAGTTATATGGCAACACGCGATGAGAAACATACTACTCGCGCCAGAGCTAACATTCTGAGGGAAACCATCAACAATTCCACTAAAGAGAACAGATTTGACGATGAAGGTTTACTTGAAGTATTGGATTTGTGTTTGAGCTGTAAAGGATGTAAATCCGAATGTCCTTCAAATGTGGATATGGCAAAGCTAAAAGCCGAAACCTTACAACAATACCATGATAAAAATGGAGTGAAATTCCGTTCCAAATTAATTGGTAACACCCCAAAAATTAATCAATTATTTGCATCGGTACCTTGGTTGTATAATTTTGGTTCGAAAGGAATTATAGGAAACTTAATGAAACGTTCGACGGGTTTTGCTACAGAAAGATCCTTGCCTTTAATGCATAAAATTACCTTTCAGAAATGGATCAAAAGTTACAGACAAACGGGGAATTTTATTCAGGGGAAAGTCTATTTGTACAACGATGAATTCCTTAATTTCTATGATGTCGAAATAGGTCAAACTGCAGTAAAGCTCTTTAATCGTTTGGGTTATGAAGTGGTGGTTCCAGCAATTGGCTTCAGCGGGAGAACCTATCTTTCGAAAGGAATGTTGAAAGAAGCCCGAGAATTGGCCGAAAAAAATGTTCAGGCTTTCGCCAAAGAAATGCCCGAAAATAGCATTTTGATTGGAATTGAACCTTCGGCTATATTGTCTTTCCGAGATGAATACCCCGATTTGTGTCGTGGCGAATGGAAAGAAAAAGCCAAAGCATTCTCCAGCAGAGCCATGCTTATCGAAGAATTTTTAGCCAAAGAATTGGATGAAGGACGCATCACTTCGGATTCATTTACGGAAACTCAAGAAAGAGTTCGTATGCACGGTCACTGTTTCCAAAAAGCCTTGTCTTCATTGGTACCATTAAAGAAAATCCTGATGTTGCCCAAAAATTATACTGTTCTCAATATCCCAAGTGGCTGTTGCGGAATGGCAGGATCTTTTGGATATGAAAAAGAGCATTACGACATTTCGATGAAAATTGGAGAATTGGTTTTATTCCCAACCATCCGCTCCGAAAAAGAAGCTACGTTAATATCTGCCTCTGGAACCAGCTGTAGACACCAAATAAGCGACGGAACAAGCCGAAAAGCATTTCACCCTGTCGAGATCCTTTTTAAGGCTTTAAAATAA
- a CDS encoding BON domain-containing protein has translation MKATKIMTILSMVTVCLFLFSCAPKDTDIQKSISEKMATMPAMSGLTTTVKEGIVTISGECKDNTCKTSCETMVKGIKGVKSVVNNCTIPPPPAPVVINPDATLITAVQGVLNNYPGVTANVSLGVVTLTGEIKKNNLMPLMQSIQTLKPKKVENKLIIK, from the coding sequence ATGAAAGCAACTAAAATTATGACCATCTTATCGATGGTAACTGTATGTTTATTTTTATTTTCCTGTGCTCCTAAAGATACAGACATCCAAAAATCAATTTCGGAAAAAATGGCTACCATGCCTGCTATGTCTGGACTTACTACAACGGTTAAAGAAGGCATTGTTACAATATCGGGGGAATGCAAAGACAATACTTGCAAGACCAGTTGCGAAACTATGGTCAAAGGCATTAAAGGTGTAAAATCTGTTGTAAATAATTGTACCATTCCGCCTCCACCTGCTCCTGTTGTAATTAATCCAGATGCGACTTTAATAACTGCCGTTCAAGGTGTTTTGAACAATTACCCTGGTGTTACAGCTAATGTATCTCTTGGTGTAGTTACCTTAACCGGTGAAATTAAAAAAAACAATTTAATGCCATTAATGCAAAGCATTCAAACATTAAAACCTAAAAAAGTTGAAAATAAACTAATAATTAAATAG
- a CDS encoding LysM peptidoglycan-binding domain-containing protein: MALQEKYSELINTAKSQGVTNLQVREQNNVLYIDGAVSSSAAKDTIWAVYEKIDPEFRSADVVMNLTVPEGAGTPKFEVYTVVGGDSLSKIAGHYGTTWQKIFEINKDVISNPDMIKVGWKIKIPKG, translated from the coding sequence ATGGCTTTACAAGAAAAATATAGTGAACTTATAAATACCGCAAAAAGTCAAGGCGTAACAAATTTACAAGTAAGAGAACAAAATAATGTTTTGTATATTGATGGTGCTGTAAGCAGTAGCGCAGCTAAAGATACAATTTGGGCTGTTTATGAAAAAATAGATCCTGAATTTAGATCTGCAGATGTAGTAATGAACTTAACGGTTCCGGAAGGAGCGGGTACTCCAAAATTTGAAGTATACACTGTAGTTGGTGGAGATTCATTGTCAAAAATTGCAGGACATTACGGCACTACTTGGCAAAAAATCTTTGAAATTAACAAAGATGTAATTTCAAATCCTGACATGATAAAAGTAGGATGGAAAATTAAAATCCCTAAAGGTTAA